A stretch of Desulfotalea psychrophila LSv54 DNA encodes these proteins:
- a CDS encoding formylglycine-generating enzyme family protein, with amino-acid sequence MSKNISQIIIDEVTGIKFAPIAGGDFMMGSPVAEKERQAVEGPQHNVHVDDFHMACFEVTQEQYLKIMGENPSDLIRENCPADGVSWEDAQEFIKKLNAVNDSRYRLPSEAEWEYACRAHTTTRFFFGDAITIEQVNYGTKISCQNSPVGGHPANGFGLYDMHGNVFEWCEDTWHGNYEGAPADGSAWVDDSTDHKVYRGGAWNASARFVRSAYRYHRPKTFAYYNIGFRLAF; translated from the coding sequence ATGAGTAAAAATATCAGTCAGATTATTATCGATGAAGTAACGGGAATTAAATTCGCACCTATAGCAGGCGGTGATTTTATGATGGGAAGCCCTGTGGCGGAAAAGGAGCGGCAGGCGGTTGAGGGCCCTCAGCACAATGTTCATGTCGATGATTTTCACATGGCCTGCTTCGAGGTGACTCAGGAGCAGTATCTGAAAATAATGGGGGAAAATCCCAGTGATCTTATCCGTGAGAACTGCCCTGCAGATGGTGTGAGCTGGGAGGATGCTCAGGAATTTATTAAAAAATTGAATGCGGTCAATGACAGCAGATATCGTCTTCCGAGCGAGGCGGAATGGGAATATGCCTGTCGGGCTCATACCACTACTCGTTTTTTCTTCGGGGACGCTATTACCATAGAGCAGGTGAATTATGGCACAAAGATTTCCTGTCAGAATTCTCCGGTAGGGGGGCATCCCGCCAATGGTTTCGGGCTCTACGATATGCATGGCAATGTTTTTGAGTGGTGCGAGGACACATGGCATGGCAACTACGAGGGGGCACCTGCGGACGGTTCAGCATGGGTGGATGACAGTACCGATCACAAGGTCTATCGTGGCGGTGCATGGAATGCAAGCGCGCGTTTTGTCCGGTCAGCATATCGTTACCACAGACCGAAAACCTTTGCCTATTACAACATTGGTTTTCGCCTTGCATTCTGA
- a CDS encoding DUF523 domain-containing protein: MKEILVSACLLGQKVRYNGGSLAMDNETMDRWLEEGRVVAVCPEVISGMSTPRNPSEILGGDGVAVLGGRARVQENTGQDVSSYFIAGAEAALSLCLQRDIRIAILAESSPSCGSSSIYDGSFSALKKTGMGVTAALLRANGIEVFSQLQIAAASKSLLG, translated from the coding sequence ATGAAAGAGATATTGGTAAGCGCCTGTTTGCTTGGGCAGAAGGTGAGGTATAATGGTGGCTCATTGGCCATGGATAATGAAACCATGGATCGCTGGCTGGAGGAGGGGCGGGTTGTGGCTGTCTGTCCTGAGGTGATTTCCGGGATGTCTACTCCCCGAAACCCCTCTGAAATCCTAGGCGGTGATGGAGTGGCCGTGCTGGGCGGGCGGGCCCGGGTCCAGGAAAATACAGGCCAAGATGTCTCCTCCTATTTTATTGCGGGGGCAGAGGCCGCTTTGTCCCTCTGTCTGCAACGGGATATCAGGATTGCCATCCTGGCAGAGTCGAGCCCTTCCTGCGGGAGCAGCAGCATCTATGACGGTAGCTTTTCTGCTCTTAAAAAAACCGGAATGGGCGTTACTGCAGCCCTCCTCAGGGCCAACGGCATTGAGGTCTTCAGTCAGTTGCAAATAGCTGCGGCTAGTAAGAGCTTGCTCGGGTAA
- a CDS encoding zinc ribbon domain-containing protein yields MVGDSWQCPKCGSSKYDAGEIRVSGGFWSRIFDVQNKKYVAITCERCQYTEFYKGSASTLGNVFDFFTG; encoded by the coding sequence ATGGTTGGTGATAGTTGGCAATGCCCTAAATGTGGCAGTTCAAAGTACGATGCGGGTGAAATCAGAGTTTCCGGAGGTTTTTGGTCAAGGATTTTTGATGTACAGAATAAAAAATACGTAGCCATTACCTGTGAGCGCTGTCAATATACGGAGTTTTACAAGGGCTCTGCCTCAACCCTGGGCAATGTCTTTGATTTTTTTACGGGTTAG
- a CDS encoding TetR/AcrR family transcriptional regulator: MSKAEKTKQFVIEQVAPVFNKKGYAATSLKDLVDATGLTKGSIYGNFKNKDEVALCAYKYNVLFVYNALQDNILAAKTNRGKLLAYPKTYLAIHQHILHNGGCPVLNTAVDSYDVNEQLQVAVQKTIASWRQSIISFIEDGMSEGEFSKKTNASQTAYILICLVEGGFAMSKVTQDKSYIENALGYIEDLIRKM; this comes from the coding sequence ATGAGTAAAGCAGAAAAGACTAAACAATTTGTTATTGAGCAAGTAGCTCCGGTTTTTAATAAAAAGGGTTATGCCGCAACCAGCCTTAAAGATCTTGTCGATGCGACAGGGCTGACTAAGGGTTCTATATACGGTAATTTTAAAAACAAAGATGAGGTCGCATTGTGTGCGTACAAATATAATGTGCTCTTTGTTTATAATGCCTTGCAGGACAATATTTTGGCTGCAAAAACTAACCGTGGAAAGTTGCTTGCATACCCAAAAACGTACCTGGCCATTCATCAACATATCCTCCATAATGGTGGCTGTCCTGTTCTTAACACTGCTGTTGACAGTTATGATGTGAATGAACAGTTGCAAGTCGCAGTGCAGAAGACTATTGCCTCATGGAGGCAATCAATAATTTCCTTTATTGAAGACGGAATGAGTGAGGGGGAATTTTCTAAAAAGACGAATGCCTCTCAAACAGCTTATATACTCATCTGTCTTGTTGAAGGTGGTTTTGCCATGAGTAAAGTAACACAAGACAAAAGCTATATTGAAAACGCTCTGGGCTATATAGAGGATCTTATCAGAAAGATGTAA
- a CDS encoding sigma-54-dependent Fis family transcriptional regulator, with protein sequence MIDQTPFIFSNEVMHQLLLDMAQQRTTSNLFEVVVSRLATFSHVALARIWVLRPGDICHSCPVKAECHDRSNCLHLVASAGQSNTEGVQWTNIHGKYRRFPLGARKVGHIAATSKPVVVEHINKDSQWILDVEWAQQEKIQGFAGQPLIFQGKVLGVLAVFTKINLTSDVLKVLRVIADHVAAALANTLAFEEIEILKQKLELENSYLREELFDVASMGGFVGNSYALQQVLNQVDAVAPTNASVLILGESGTGKELVAREIHHRSSRKDKPMIKVNCASIPRDLFESEFFGHAKGAFTGALADRNGRFSAADGGTLFLDELGDIPLEHQSKLLRVLQEGEYERVGENQTRKTDVRIIAATNKNLHEEIVAKKFREDLYFRLNVFPIRVPPLRERKEDIELLANYFLQKILQEMNITQQQFNMQQLQELKEYDWPGNVRELRNIVERSAIFSLSGPLRLHLPETADSSTHSHAITTEDSSVILSEKKMLELQRENTRAALAQCNWKIYGIDGAATLLGIKPTTLATRIKKMNLKRPVANNRADICD encoded by the coding sequence ATGATCGACCAGACTCCATTTATCTTCAGTAATGAAGTGATGCACCAGCTACTACTTGACATGGCCCAGCAACGAACGACTAGCAACCTGTTTGAGGTCGTTGTCTCACGCCTTGCCACTTTCTCCCATGTTGCTCTGGCAAGAATTTGGGTTCTGCGGCCGGGAGACATTTGTCATAGCTGTCCGGTCAAGGCAGAATGTCATGATCGCAGCAACTGCTTGCATCTAGTTGCCAGTGCCGGCCAATCAAATACCGAAGGTGTACAGTGGACAAATATTCATGGGAAGTACAGAAGATTCCCCTTAGGTGCTAGAAAAGTTGGCCATATTGCAGCTACCAGTAAACCCGTGGTTGTTGAGCACATTAATAAAGACTCTCAATGGATTTTGGATGTCGAATGGGCTCAACAAGAAAAAATTCAGGGCTTTGCTGGCCAGCCTCTAATTTTTCAAGGCAAGGTCCTGGGTGTATTAGCTGTCTTCACAAAGATCAACCTGACATCTGATGTACTCAAGGTGCTCAGAGTTATCGCCGACCATGTAGCGGCAGCGCTTGCCAACACTCTGGCTTTTGAGGAAATCGAAATCCTTAAACAGAAGCTTGAACTGGAAAACAGTTACCTTCGAGAAGAGCTTTTTGATGTAGCCTCCATGGGAGGTTTTGTTGGCAACAGTTATGCCTTACAGCAGGTTCTTAATCAGGTTGACGCCGTTGCTCCTACCAATGCAAGTGTACTTATCTTAGGTGAATCTGGAACAGGGAAGGAACTTGTGGCCCGTGAAATCCATCATCGTAGCTCGCGAAAAGATAAACCGATGATCAAGGTCAACTGCGCGTCGATTCCTCGAGATTTATTTGAAAGCGAATTCTTCGGTCATGCCAAAGGAGCATTTACCGGAGCATTAGCCGACCGAAACGGCAGATTCAGCGCGGCAGATGGTGGCACCCTTTTCCTTGATGAGTTGGGAGATATACCCTTGGAACATCAGAGTAAACTGCTCCGGGTACTCCAGGAAGGCGAATATGAAAGAGTAGGAGAAAACCAGACACGAAAAACAGATGTCCGCATTATCGCAGCTACAAACAAAAACTTACATGAAGAAATCGTAGCCAAGAAATTTCGCGAAGACCTCTACTTTCGACTTAATGTCTTCCCCATCAGAGTCCCCCCACTGAGGGAAAGAAAGGAAGATATCGAATTGCTGGCAAACTATTTTCTGCAGAAAATATTGCAAGAGATGAACATTACCCAACAACAATTTAACATGCAACAACTGCAAGAGTTGAAAGAATATGACTGGCCTGGAAATGTAAGGGAGCTACGTAATATCGTTGAACGATCCGCTATTTTTTCTCTTTCTGGGCCATTACGCCTACATCTCCCGGAAACAGCTGATTCAAGCACCCATTCTCACGCTATTACGACTGAGGACAGCTCAGTGATTCTCTCTGAGAAAAAGATGCTTGAGCTACAACGAGAAAATACCAGGGCAGCACTGGCACAGTGTAACTGGAAAATTTATGGCATTGACGGAGCAGCTACCCTTCTCGGCATTAAGCCCACGACACTGGCTACAAGAATAAAAAAAATGAACTTGAAGCGCCCCGTGGCAAACAATAGGGCTGATATTTGCGATTAA
- a CDS encoding flavodoxin family protein, which produces MKVIAFNGSPNKEGNTACSLQIVLDQLEGAGIETEMIHVGKKKIQGCIACYGCVKNQNEACAIKNDPVNEWIQKMKAADGILLGSPVHFAGVAGTMKSFLDRAFFVSSVNGNLFRHKVGAAVAAVRRSGGIPVVDTLNHYINYSEMIMPSSNYWNVAHGLKPGEMEQDGEGKQVMEVLGKNMAWIMRLIEHGKEHIPAPEPVEKIMTNFIR; this is translated from the coding sequence TTGAAAGTTATTGCATTTAACGGCAGCCCTAATAAAGAAGGGAATACCGCTTGTTCATTGCAGATAGTTCTTGATCAGCTGGAAGGTGCTGGGATTGAGACGGAAATGATTCATGTCGGCAAGAAAAAAATACAGGGCTGCATTGCCTGTTACGGCTGTGTGAAAAATCAAAATGAAGCGTGTGCCATAAAAAACGATCCAGTCAATGAATGGATTCAGAAGATGAAGGCGGCCGATGGGATTCTGCTTGGATCTCCTGTCCATTTTGCCGGTGTGGCAGGGACAATGAAATCCTTTCTTGATAGAGCTTTTTTCGTTTCTTCGGTCAATGGAAATCTCTTCCGGCATAAGGTCGGAGCTGCTGTGGCTGCGGTCAGGCGATCCGGCGGGATTCCCGTAGTTGACACGTTAAATCATTATATTAACTACTCTGAGATGATTATGCCATCCTCGAACTATTGGAATGTGGCCCATGGCCTTAAGCCTGGAGAAATGGAGCAGGATGGCGAAGGTAAGCAGGTAATGGAGGTGCTAGGCAAAAACATGGCCTGGATTATGAGGCTTATTGAACACGGAAAAGAGCACATCCCCGCCCCTGAACCAGTAGAGAAAATTATGACCAATTTTATTCGGTAA